One genomic segment of Opisthocomus hoazin isolate bOpiHoa1 chromosome 23, bOpiHoa1.hap1, whole genome shotgun sequence includes these proteins:
- the UBE2D2 gene encoding ubiquitin-conjugating enzyme E2 D2, translating to MALKRIHKELNDLARDPPAQCSAGPVGDDMFHWQATIMGPNDSPYQGGVFFLTIHFPTDYPFKPPKVAFTTRIYHPNINSNGSICLDILRSQWSPALTISKVLLSICSLLCDPNPDDPLVPEIARIYKTDREKYNRIAREWTQKYAM from the exons ATGGCGCTGAAGAGAATCCACAAG GAGTTGAATGATCTGGCACGTGATCCTCCAGCACAGtgttcagcagggcctgttggtGATGACA tgtTCCATTGGCAAGCTACAATAATGGGACCA AATGACAGTCCCTATCAAGGTGGAGTATTTTTCTTGACAATTCACTTCCCAACAGATTATCCCTTCAAACCACCTAAG gTTGCATTTACAACACGAATCTATCATCCAAATATTAACAGTAATGGCAGCATTTGTCTTGATATTCTACGATCACAGTGGTCCCCAGCACTAACTATTTCAAAAG tACTTTTGTCCATCTGTTCTCTGTTGTGTGATCCCAATCCAGATGATCCTTTAGTGCCTGAGATTGCACGGATCTACAAAACAGATAGAGAAAA GTACAACAGAATAGCTCGGGAATGGACTCAGAAGTATGCGATGTAA